TGATTAGGGTTTACATGTTTTGATGAAcaacatgaacatgcattgatgtaTAGGTGTTGTGATGTTGTAAGGTAAATCATGCATATGAATATGATGAACATGCATTTGGATGATGAGCATGATATAGTTGATGAACATGATGAATGCTATGATGCTATTCTCGATTGATTGAGTATGTTTTATTAAGTGCCATGATAATATGCCAGGGGTGGCGGTATGTTATAGTCAGGgtgttcaaatgaaccccctgactcgaaattatatatatatatatatataatattttttaaaaaattattttgaaccCCCTGCAATACAAATTTGCACCCCCTTACCATGAACCTcatccatttattttttaaagcccAACTTAAactctgaaaaaaaaagaagtccaaaaaaaaaaaaatttggtctttaatctcataaataaaaagcccataaatcaaaatttgaaaaatcataaataaaaaaaggttcaaATATAAAACCTAATAATTTCTAGCTGCCTAACCTCCAAAATCTCTCATTATCCTTCTTCACTCTCCAAACCCAAAGGAAAAAGGCTGCCTCTACATCACACACAAAATCTGCCGCCACCTGACTGTCCCTAATCTACCGACACCGCCGCCTGGTTTGCCTTCTGCCGCCGCTTGATCTGGTTTttcagctctctctttctctctttctttcaatGTGAGAGTGTGTTTATAGTGTTTTGATATGCTATTTCACTAAATCTGTGTGAGTGTCTAAGTGAATCATCGTATGTGTGTGTGGATTtatcctttgatttttttttttttgaatttttgaatctTGGACCGTGTGTGTGTGGGAGCTGTGGCGTTAGAACTGTGTTGAGTGTGTTTTGAACTTCTGAATTGATATTTGAGTAACTCAACTTGAGTTTTGAGTCTCTAAAGTGAAAAGTCTGACCGTGTGTGTGACTGTGTGTGGGCCTGTCGGGGTTAATGGGTTATAAGCTTATAGGACttattacttttattaatttatagtGTGAGTTTCTTTAGAGCACCaccattcatttttttcaattctatcctattttaccatctaaaaagttactttatcaattataccataccattttacaatactccAACATCAAAacattctattattttaccattctattaaaatattatttttttaatctttctttattatttctttccaacattcatttttttcaaatttcagcaCTATTCCAACAGTAACTTTTTCAATATGCAGGCACTATTCAAACagacacatttttttttccaacggATACATTTTCTTTCCAACAACCTGCCAATTGTTTTCAAACctgccaaatttttttcaacaacCTGCCatatatccaattttttttcaacaacctgccatatatattttcaatttcaacaacctgccaaatttttttttttttttgtttgataaaaaacCTGCCAAATATCAATGTACTTAAACTTGTCAACTTTAAAAatccacatacatatatattccatcaaacCTACCAAATATCAATGTAAAATCCTCATACATATTTGTAGATGCATCCTGCCAAATATAAATGTATTCAACCTACCAACTTTAATGAtccacaaacacacacacacacacacacacacacacatatagaacCTGCcaattttgcttcttttttttttttagaaaggacCTGCCAAATATTAATGTACTCAACTCAACAACTTTAaaaatccacacacacacatatatatatatatatatatatatatatatatatatatatagatgcaATCCACATACATAACTATCAATGTTGTCTTTAGAAGACTCGTACAtatatcaaattacaataaaacccCACATACATAACTCACACACTTAAGTTCCTACAACTCCCCTTGTAATTGCCATAAATGCTCAACGAGGTCTGTTTGGAGTTGAGAATGAATTTCACGGTCTCGAATAGATTGATGGATTTCAATGAACTCTGTAAATTCATTTGTGTGCTCCCGTGACAGTTGTACAGTAGGATTGTCATCAATTTGCTCATAATCTAATTCCACCGCTTCATTTACATCTCACTCATCCTCAACGATCATGTTATGAAGAATTATGCATGCTTTCATGATATCTTGGAGCGTTTCAATATAGAAAAATCTTGCAGGTCCACATACAATTGCGAATCTTGCTTGAAGCACTCCAAATGCACGCTCTACATCCTTCCTATACGCCTTTTGGGcttttgcaaataatttttttttcctttctcgtGGAGATGGAATTGTTTTAACAAATGTTGACCACTTCGGATATATGCCATCAGCAAGGTAGTATCCCATCGTATACTCATGGCCATTAATTGAGTAATTAACTACAGGAGCACGTCCTTGTTCAAGCTCAGAAAATAGAGGAGACCGTTCTAATACATTAATGTCATTATTTGACCCAAGTAACCCAAAAAATGCATGCCATATCCAAAGATCAAATGATGCCACTGCTTCCAAAACAATGGTTGGCTCACGAATGTGACCAGAGTACTGACCTTTCCATGCAGCCGGACAATTTTTCCATTTCCAATGCATGCAATCAATGCTCCCTAACATCCCTGGAAATCCACGTCTTTCCCCATTGGCTAAAATTCT
This genomic stretch from Castanea sativa cultivar Marrone di Chiusa Pesio chromosome 1, ASM4071231v1 harbors:
- the LOC142634489 gene encoding uncharacterized protein LOC142634489, giving the protein MGRSLFRKLLFDNSDEDEIMRQVLKGSKAQRKRRRYIERDRLAGHKRLYLDYFADTPVYPPNLFRRRFWMSRSLFLRIQSKVETYEPYFIQKRDGAQRLGLSSLQKITAALRMLANGVATDFMDEYVRIGESTAIESLKIFVKAVVDIFSKEYLRSPNNEDIARILANGERRGFPGMLGSIDCMHWKWKNCPAAWKGQYSGHIREPTIVLEAVASFDLWIWHAFFGLLGSNNDINVLERSPLFSELEQGRAPVVNYSINGHEYTMGYYLADGIYPKWSTFVKTIPSPRERKKKLFAKAQKAYRKDVERAFGVLQARFAIVCGPARFFYIETLQDIMKACIILHNMIVEDE